The following coding sequences are from one bacterium SCSIO 12741 window:
- a CDS encoding helix-turn-helix domain-containing protein produces MSSDKENEYFCDGITEEIINALAQIGSLKVTSRTSSFYFKDKEIPVSEIAKSLGVTTILEGSVRLAGNMVRITAQLIQAKEDFHYWSENWDRKLENIFEIQDEISLLIADKIRENFGHFEIQDHLVLKQTDNINAYEYSLMAKFHKNKWNPDDIVLAEDYYLKGLELDPEHVASLVGLADVYSFMGMTGLLSFQDAWVKSNDLVENALKLDAQHPEAYYQKANSSFFTDCDYTQAFRHATAAIKQKPNYVEAQQFLSFLHVLAGNTSQAREHLDIALGIDPLSQETLFYKAYFAYMDRNYADALEQLNSCLAVNPKNIPAHTVKTLCLLKMGQYHEVIHYTDDLPVELPKGEKAGATSLAYALMGDQVKTLEYLKILKEQAQSTDGFTADSYLFLLYAVTGETDKAFEWVASGLERKTSLLMLRYPDPLVDSLRSDPRYLSFHQKMFPSKVGSASKPGKKSLMDDDSAENFRLKLMAHIDQNQPYLDPDLSLRILADQIDLHPNLLSWLLNEKMGQSYNEFINAYRVEHFKTLARNPENAHLTLLGMAYDSGFNSKTVFNTYFKKLTGLTPKQFLKE; encoded by the coding sequence ATGAGTTCGGATAAGGAGAATGAGTACTTCTGCGATGGAATTACGGAAGAGATCATTAATGCTTTGGCCCAGATCGGTTCTCTGAAAGTAACTTCCCGAACCTCTTCTTTTTATTTTAAGGACAAAGAGATTCCTGTTTCAGAAATCGCCAAATCACTGGGTGTAACCACCATTTTAGAAGGCAGTGTAAGACTGGCGGGTAATATGGTTCGAATCACGGCTCAACTGATTCAAGCGAAGGAAGACTTTCATTACTGGTCGGAAAACTGGGACCGGAAACTGGAGAACATATTTGAGATTCAGGATGAAATTAGTTTGCTCATTGCCGATAAGATTCGGGAAAATTTTGGGCACTTTGAAATTCAGGATCACCTGGTTTTGAAGCAGACCGATAACATCAATGCTTACGAGTATTCACTCATGGCCAAGTTCCACAAAAACAAGTGGAATCCGGATGATATCGTGCTGGCAGAAGACTACTACTTGAAAGGATTGGAATTGGATCCAGAACATGTGGCTTCGCTGGTTGGACTGGCCGATGTATACAGCTTTATGGGAATGACGGGCCTGCTGTCCTTTCAAGATGCCTGGGTAAAATCCAATGACCTGGTAGAAAATGCCTTGAAATTGGATGCCCAACATCCTGAAGCGTATTACCAGAAAGCCAATAGTTCCTTTTTCACGGATTGCGATTATACCCAGGCTTTTCGTCATGCTACTGCAGCCATCAAGCAAAAACCGAACTACGTAGAAGCCCAGCAGTTTCTGTCCTTCCTACATGTATTGGCGGGAAACACTTCTCAGGCCAGAGAGCATTTGGACATTGCCCTGGGCATTGATCCACTTTCGCAAGAGACGCTTTTTTACAAGGCCTACTTTGCCTACATGGATCGTAACTATGCTGATGCATTGGAGCAATTGAACAGTTGTCTGGCTGTCAATCCAAAGAACATTCCGGCTCATACAGTTAAAACCCTTTGCCTGCTTAAAATGGGGCAATACCACGAGGTGATCCACTACACAGACGATTTGCCTGTTGAACTTCCAAAGGGAGAAAAGGCGGGTGCAACATCTCTGGCCTACGCCTTAATGGGAGATCAGGTAAAAACCTTAGAATACCTAAAAATCCTCAAAGAGCAAGCTCAATCTACGGATGGGTTTACGGCGGATTCGTATCTATTTCTGCTGTATGCCGTTACCGGCGAAACCGATAAAGCCTTCGAATGGGTGGCCTCCGGGTTGGAGCGAAAGACGTCTTTGTTGATGTTGCGTTATCCAGATCCTTTGGTAGATTCACTGCGGTCTGATCCACGCTACCTAAGCTTTCACCAGAAAATGTTTCCTTCCAAAGTTGGAAGTGCTTCCAAGCCGGGTAAGAAGTCGCTTATGGATGATGACTCCGCCGAAAACTTCCGGTTAAAACTCATGGCCCATATCGATCAAAACCAGCCCTATTTGGATCCCGACCTAAGTCTTCGAATTCTGGCCGATCAAATTGATCTGCATCCCAATCTATTGTCCTGGTTGCTCAATGAAAAAATGGGTCAGAGTTACAATGAGTTTATCAATGCCTACCGCGTGGAGCATTTTAAAACACTGGCCAGGAATCCGGAAAACGCTCACCTCACCTTGCTGGGAATGGCCTATGACAGCGGCTTTAATTCCAAAACGGTATTTAATACTTACTTCAAAAAGCTCACGGGGCTTACTCCGAAGCAATTTTTGAAAGAATAG
- a CDS encoding NAD(P)-dependent alcohol dehydrogenase, translated as MKAAVCTRYGSPEVIQVQEVAKPQPKDDQVLVKIKATTVSSGDARIRRADPAIIRLIFGFRGPRKSVLGVVVAGEVESVGKKVTKFKAGDQVFGTTGMSFGAHAEYQCIAENGTLALMPENMSYQEAAALPFGGTAAAHFLRKANIQKGQHVLIYGASGAIGTIAIQLAKELGAEVTGVCSGRNTKLAKSLGADHVIDYTQEDFSENGVQYDVVLETVGKCTFSQVRKACKKDGVILLASAGLGMTLRGAFSAPLGGHKVISGVIEETEKDMNWFKELFAAGRLKAVIDEVYSLEDIAQAHARVDSGRKVGNVVVGVG; from the coding sequence ATGAAAGCAGCAGTTTGTACCCGATACGGTAGCCCAGAAGTCATTCAAGTGCAAGAAGTAGCCAAACCTCAACCTAAAGATGATCAGGTTTTGGTCAAGATTAAAGCCACCACCGTTTCCTCCGGAGACGCCCGCATCCGAAGAGCCGATCCAGCCATCATTCGCTTGATTTTTGGTTTTAGAGGGCCTCGCAAATCCGTTTTGGGTGTGGTTGTAGCCGGTGAAGTTGAATCCGTGGGTAAGAAGGTGACAAAATTCAAAGCCGGCGACCAAGTATTCGGAACCACCGGCATGTCCTTCGGAGCTCATGCCGAGTACCAGTGCATTGCCGAAAACGGTACCCTGGCCTTAATGCCGGAAAACATGTCTTACCAAGAAGCCGCCGCCCTCCCTTTTGGTGGAACGGCTGCTGCTCATTTCCTTCGTAAGGCCAACATTCAAAAAGGCCAGCACGTGCTGATTTACGGAGCCTCCGGAGCTATTGGAACCATCGCCATTCAACTGGCGAAGGAGTTGGGGGCTGAAGTCACCGGCGTATGCAGTGGAAGAAATACCAAATTGGCCAAATCCCTCGGTGCCGACCATGTGATTGATTATACCCAGGAAGACTTTAGTGAAAATGGGGTTCAATATGACGTTGTTTTGGAAACCGTGGGCAAGTGTACCTTCTCACAGGTTCGCAAAGCCTGTAAAAAAGACGGCGTTATCCTATTGGCCAGTGCCGGCTTAGGGATGACCTTAAGAGGAGCCTTTTCTGCGCCCTTGGGAGGACACAAAGTCATTTCCGGTGTGATCGAAGAAACCGAGAAAGACATGAACTGGTTTAAGGAATTGTTTGCCGCTGGAAGACTGAAGGCCGTGATTGATGAGGTTTATTCTTTAGAGGATATAGCCCAGGCTCACGCTCGTGTGGATAGTGGACGTAAGGTTGGGAATGTTGTTGTGGGGGTTGGGTAG